One stretch of Thermanaerosceptrum fracticalcis DNA includes these proteins:
- the ytfJ gene encoding GerW family sporulation protein has translation MSEHPIEGLMKTAMESIKEMVDVNTVVGDAVEAPDGTVIIPVSRVACGFAAGGSEFDPGVNEKGEGTSLPFGGGSGAGVSVQPVGFLVVGNGQVRLMPVDSKNAFMERLVDLAPQVVDRIQGMVSGRGKEPTKPTPEARAENAGTTREVQ, from the coding sequence ATGAGCGAGCATCCTATTGAAGGACTGATGAAGACAGCCATGGAAAGTATTAAAGAAATGGTTGATGTGAACACAGTAGTAGGTGATGCTGTCGAAGCTCCGGACGGAACTGTCATTATTCCCGTATCCAGGGTGGCTTGCGGTTTTGCCGCCGGAGGAAGTGAGTTTGATCCCGGTGTCAATGAAAAAGGCGAAGGTACATCTTTACCTTTCGGCGGAGGCAGCGGAGCCGGTGTATCGGTACAGCCTGTGGGCTTTTTGGTCGTGGGGAATGGACAGGTCAGGTTAATGCCCGTAGACAGTAAGAACGCCTTTATGGAAAGACTGGTAGATTTGGCACCGCAAGTAGTTGACCGTATCCAGGGCATGGTAAGTGGACGTGGCAAGGAACCAACAAAACCGACACCTGAAGCAAGGGCCGAGAATGCAGGAACTACCCGTGAAGTACAATAA
- a CDS encoding nucleoside recognition domain-containing protein, producing the protein MINIIWLFMILSGVFMAAWQGKPQVVTDAAFQAAQVAVRYALELIGIMSFWLGVMKVAQEAGLITTLAKLIKPLTGKLFPSIPSDHPALGAILLNISANILGLGNAATPFGLKAMQELQTLNGQSDKASDAMCTFLALNTSCITLLPTTIIGIRLTAGSQNPTEIVGTTVFATTLGMTVAVIADKILRRFSR; encoded by the coding sequence ATGATTAATATCATTTGGTTATTCATGATTTTATCTGGTGTTTTCATGGCCGCCTGGCAGGGGAAACCCCAGGTTGTCACAGACGCTGCTTTTCAGGCGGCACAGGTTGCCGTTAGGTATGCCTTAGAGTTAATCGGTATCATGAGCTTCTGGTTAGGTGTCATGAAGGTAGCCCAGGAAGCTGGATTGATTACAACATTAGCTAAGCTCATTAAACCTTTAACCGGGAAGCTATTTCCTTCTATACCTTCCGACCACCCGGCACTGGGAGCTATCCTTCTAAATATTAGTGCCAATATCCTGGGTTTGGGTAATGCAGCCACACCCTTTGGCTTGAAGGCCATGCAGGAATTACAAACCCTTAACGGGCAGAGCGATAAAGCCAGTGATGCCATGTGTACTTTCTTAGCCTTAAACACTTCTTGTATAACCCTTTTACCCACAACAATTATCGGCATCAGATTAACGGCAGGTTCTCAGAATCCTACGGAGATTGTAGGTACTACGGTGTTTGCCACTACCCTTGGCATGACTGTAGCCGTTATCGCCGACAAGATATTACGGAGATTTTCTAGGTAG
- a CDS encoding spore maturation protein, translating into MEHIINTISLWAIPFLLFFILSYGALRGVKVYESFVKGAEEGFNIAIKIIPYLVAMLVAVSIFRHSGVMDSMVKILSPLFSVLNIPPEVLPLAIMRPFSGGGSLGIAAELIKTHGADSFIGRLASTMQGSTDTTFFVLAVYFGSVGIKKYRHSVAVGLMADLTTFLASVYIVNKVFLH; encoded by the coding sequence CTGGAACATATTATTAACACCATCTCTTTATGGGCAATCCCTTTCTTGCTTTTTTTTATACTTTCCTATGGGGCTTTGCGAGGCGTTAAAGTATATGAAAGTTTTGTCAAGGGAGCGGAGGAAGGGTTTAATATTGCTATCAAGATTATCCCTTATTTAGTTGCCATGTTAGTAGCCGTCAGTATATTCCGGCATTCCGGGGTAATGGATAGTATGGTAAAAATACTGTCACCCCTCTTTTCTGTCTTAAACATTCCCCCGGAAGTACTGCCTTTAGCCATTATGCGTCCCTTTTCCGGCGGAGGTTCTTTGGGCATAGCAGCAGAACTCATTAAGACCCACGGCGCCGATTCTTTTATCGGTCGCCTGGCATCCACCATGCAGGGAAGTACTGATACAACTTTTTTTGTCCTTGCTGTTTATTTTGGTTCTGTAGGCATCAAGAAATATCGCCATTCAGTGGCGGTGGGGTTAATGGCTGATCTGACTACCTTTTTGGCTTCCGTTTATATCGTTAATAAAGTTTTTTTGCATTGA
- a CDS encoding pseudouridine synthase, with amino-acid sequence MERLQKYLAQAGIASRRKAEELILAGRVKVNGITITQLGSKIDPERDIVTFDQKPVKTTNKYEYYLLHKPLQVVTTMHDPQGRTKVTDLLKGIKTRVYPVGRLDYHTEGLLLLTNDGELAYRLMHPKYKVAKTYLVTVKGILDKNSLLRLQKGVLLEDGLTMPAKVTILETGEDYSRLEMTIREGRNRQVRRMCEAVGHPVVSLKRVKFGPLSLGQLKPGQYRKLEEGEIRELKKACQL; translated from the coding sequence TTGGAACGATTACAAAAATATCTTGCTCAGGCCGGTATAGCTTCCCGGCGGAAAGCGGAAGAATTAATTTTGGCAGGCCGTGTCAAAGTGAACGGGATTACCATCACCCAGTTAGGCAGTAAGATTGATCCAGAGAGAGATATAGTGACCTTTGACCAAAAACCTGTAAAGACTACCAATAAATATGAATATTACCTTTTGCACAAACCCCTGCAGGTTGTTACCACCATGCATGACCCCCAGGGCCGGACTAAAGTTACAGATTTGCTCAAGGGAATCAAGACACGGGTTTATCCTGTGGGCAGGCTGGATTATCATACGGAAGGCTTGCTTTTATTGACTAATGATGGGGAATTAGCTTACCGGCTTATGCATCCAAAATACAAGGTGGCCAAAACTTACTTGGTTACAGTGAAGGGTATCCTGGACAAAAACAGTCTCCTCCGGCTGCAAAAGGGAGTGTTACTGGAAGACGGACTTACTATGCCTGCTAAGGTGACTATACTGGAGACCGGGGAAGATTATAGCCGGTTAGAGATGACAATCCGCGAAGGGCGAAATAGACAGGTGCGGCGCATGTGTGAAGCTGTGGGACATCCTGTAGTGAGCTTAAAACGCGTTAAATTTGGCCCGCTGTCTTTGGGTCAATTAAAGCCGGGACAATACAGAAAACTGGAGGAAGGCGAAATCAGGGAACTAAAAAAAGCCTGTCAGCTATGA